In Xanthomonas theicola, a single genomic region encodes these proteins:
- a CDS encoding IS30 family transposase: MSRTVRVWRHLSAADREQLWTRWQAGEPPSVIAKVLERDEALVRYVLRQRGGFAPRPCKRAARALQLAEREEISRGLCQGRSLRQIAQALGRAVSTISREIERNAGCEIYRATHADERAWSQAKRPKACLLARCGVLRRLVASKLARRWAPQQISGWLVRRYPNNDSMPVSHGTIYRSLFVQSRGVLKKQLLAQLRTRRLVRYPTAQGRHGKSRKGARNLMIDALPISQRPAEVDDRAVPGHWEGDLLMGTVNTQIATLVERQSRFVMLIKLPSRDSATVVDAVAKHIRRLPAQLKGSLTWDRGAEMHKHQRFTLATDVQVFFCDPHSPWQRGSNENTNGLLRQYFPKGQDSKYPPAKPGALEM, encoded by the coding sequence ATGAGCAGAACAGTCAGGGTTTGGCGCCATTTGTCGGCAGCGGACCGTGAACAGCTATGGACGCGCTGGCAGGCGGGCGAGCCGCCGAGTGTTATCGCCAAGGTGCTTGAGCGGGATGAAGCGTTGGTTCGGTACGTCCTTCGGCAGCGCGGTGGGTTTGCGCCGCGACCGTGCAAACGAGCGGCACGAGCACTCCAGCTGGCTGAGCGCGAGGAGATCTCGCGCGGCCTGTGCCAAGGCCGTTCCCTGCGCCAGATCGCTCAGGCCTTGGGCCGGGCGGTCTCGACCATCAGTCGGGAGATCGAGCGCAACGCAGGCTGTGAGATCTACCGCGCGACACACGCCGACGAGCGCGCCTGGTCGCAAGCCAAACGGCCCAAAGCCTGCCTGCTTGCCCGCTGCGGGGTGCTTCGCCGCCTGGTCGCCAGCAAGCTGGCCCGTCGCTGGGCGCCGCAGCAGATCAGCGGATGGCTTGTCCGCCGTTATCCAAACAACGACAGTATGCCGGTGTCGCACGGAACCATCTATCGAAGCCTGTTCGTTCAGAGTCGCGGGGTGCTCAAGAAGCAGCTCTTGGCCCAGTTGCGCACGCGTCGACTGGTGCGTTATCCGACCGCGCAGGGACGCCACGGGAAGAGCCGCAAGGGCGCCCGCAACCTGATGATAGATGCCCTGCCGATCAGCCAGCGTCCGGCCGAGGTGGACGACCGCGCGGTACCTGGGCACTGGGAAGGCGACCTGCTGATGGGCACGGTGAACACGCAAATCGCCACGCTCGTGGAGCGGCAATCGCGCTTTGTGATGTTGATCAAGCTTCCTTCGCGCGACAGTGCCACCGTGGTGGACGCGGTCGCCAAGCATATCCGGCGGTTACCTGCTCAGCTGAAAGGTTCCCTGACCTGGGATCGCGGTGCCGAAATGCACAAGCACCAGCGCTTCACCCTGGCGACAGACGTGCAGGTCTTTTTTTGCGACCCGCATAGCCCGTGGCAGCGCGGGTCAAACGAAAACACCAATGGCTTGCTCCGCCAGTATTTCCCCAAAGGACAGGACAGTAAATATCCCCCGGCAAAGCCGGGGGCTTTAGAGATGTGA
- a CDS encoding diguanylate cyclase, whose protein sequence is MTAPPSAHRRRPPADERGRHVRLRAWQRRCALLLWLGLGTVLVAVAHAQSIPLRRYAHDQGLLGLAATCLLQTRDGSLWVCTESGLYRFNGHQFQQIPLQAQRGNFISAASEDAERRLWVATFDNVFVGTGAQLRRLLPEETGPLRKNGLRLATPRWGTVLLNGTRALRAVARADGRWRLRPLFDPATLARLPQLAQLGMAHGEADNLWLGCGKQLCRVGADATVTLYGQAQGLPPDRWRSVVRDRDGALWLRGDHHVMQLPAGAKRFIARTTPSVGLDKVIVQAQILLDPQGRVLMQTHAGLMRWEHGRWRSLDRGNGLPDGRIGALLFDHAGDLWMAVDGEGLVRWNGYGWIENWDASQGMSAAPTWSIHRTGESALLIGNEGGINRQRGAGQPFRPWLADAGLQIVGMQTAADGSLWSIGSLGELHHHDRQGRLLRAYPRLSSTAKRLYLDAAGRIWILTLDGVYLLARPQSGDAPQRVRALPASEYSDIQQRRDGSLWLAGAAGVFRLRGATWTPIRLLLDGKPAQPWVSKLLIQEDGQVWAALYNPGVWQGRLDGDTLRLRPTAQTQLRELQIYLLRRTRNGWIWIGHSQGVDVYDGRRWSRLTQSQGLLWDDISEAAFFEDDDGSVWIGNSKGVSHVLTPQRLFQTRAPGLTLSEFSRGGQPIAAGARLPWSEEPLHIEVASPNLYDDRNRISFRYRFGGTHARWIYTPNFEIEHPPLAPGRYLFEIQLLDAYRRSASAPARVAFSVAPVWWRSQPMLALYVLLGSGLAVAALRWRERRLRQRQRELADLVARRTQELEHDKRELEIARAALAVKASHDDLTGLLNRAGILEALAAQMQRSQAEGQSLAVAMIDLDHFKCINDAHGHLIGDAVLMQVARRLNANLRGADLIGRYGGEELLGVLPGLPVPSNERLQHLRASIADQPLRVDNQTLTVTASIGVAWYRPGERMQQLLTRADEALYRAKRLGRNRVELQR, encoded by the coding sequence GTGACCGCGCCGCCGTCCGCGCACCGCCGCCGTCCGCCGGCTGACGAACGCGGCAGGCACGTGCGTCTGCGCGCATGGCAGCGGCGCTGCGCCCTGCTGCTGTGGCTGGGCCTGGGGACCGTGCTGGTCGCCGTCGCGCACGCGCAGTCGATCCCGTTGCGCCGCTATGCGCACGACCAGGGCCTGCTCGGCCTGGCCGCCACCTGCCTGCTGCAGACCCGCGACGGCAGCCTGTGGGTGTGCACCGAGAGCGGGCTGTACCGCTTCAACGGCCATCAGTTCCAGCAGATTCCGCTGCAGGCGCAACGCGGGAATTTCATCAGCGCCGCCAGCGAGGACGCCGAGCGGCGGCTGTGGGTGGCCACCTTCGACAATGTCTTCGTCGGCACCGGCGCGCAGCTGCGCCGGCTGCTGCCGGAGGAAACCGGGCCGTTGCGCAAGAACGGCCTGCGCCTGGCCACGCCGCGCTGGGGCACGGTGCTGCTCAACGGGACCCGGGCGCTGCGCGCGGTTGCCCGCGCCGACGGACGCTGGCGGCTGCGCCCGCTGTTCGACCCGGCGACCCTGGCGCGGCTGCCGCAACTGGCCCAGCTCGGCATGGCGCACGGCGAGGCCGACAACCTGTGGCTCGGCTGCGGCAAGCAGCTGTGCCGGGTCGGCGCCGATGCGACGGTGACGCTCTACGGCCAGGCGCAGGGCCTGCCGCCGGACCGCTGGCGCAGCGTGGTGCGCGACCGCGACGGCGCGCTGTGGCTGCGCGGCGACCACCACGTGATGCAGCTGCCGGCCGGCGCCAAGCGCTTCATCGCCCGGACCACGCCCAGCGTCGGCCTGGACAAGGTCATCGTGCAGGCGCAGATCCTGCTGGACCCGCAGGGCCGCGTGCTGATGCAGACCCATGCCGGCCTGATGCGCTGGGAGCACGGCCGCTGGCGCAGCCTCGACCGCGGCAACGGCCTGCCCGACGGCCGCATCGGCGCGCTGCTGTTCGACCACGCGGGCGACCTGTGGATGGCCGTGGACGGCGAAGGCCTGGTGCGCTGGAACGGCTACGGCTGGATCGAGAACTGGGACGCGTCGCAGGGCATGAGCGCCGCGCCGACCTGGAGCATCCACCGCACCGGCGAGAGCGCGCTGCTGATCGGCAACGAGGGCGGCATCAATCGCCAGCGCGGTGCAGGCCAGCCGTTCCGGCCCTGGCTGGCCGACGCCGGGCTGCAGATCGTCGGCATGCAGACCGCCGCCGACGGGTCGCTGTGGAGCATCGGTTCGCTGGGCGAACTGCACCACCACGACCGCCAGGGCCGGCTGCTGCGCGCCTACCCGCGCCTGAGCAGCACCGCCAAGCGGCTGTATCTGGATGCCGCGGGCCGGATCTGGATCCTGACCTTGGACGGCGTGTACCTGTTGGCGCGGCCGCAGTCGGGCGATGCGCCGCAGCGGGTGCGGGCACTGCCGGCCAGCGAGTACTCGGACATCCAGCAGCGCCGCGACGGCAGCCTGTGGCTGGCCGGCGCGGCGGGCGTGTTTCGTCTGCGCGGCGCCACCTGGACCCCGATCCGGCTGTTGCTGGACGGCAAGCCGGCGCAGCCGTGGGTCAGCAAGCTGCTGATCCAGGAAGACGGCCAGGTCTGGGCCGCGCTCTACAACCCCGGCGTGTGGCAGGGCCGGCTCGACGGCGACACCCTGCGCCTGCGGCCGACCGCGCAGACGCAGCTGCGCGAATTGCAGATCTACCTGTTGCGGCGCACCCGCAACGGCTGGATCTGGATCGGCCACAGCCAGGGCGTGGACGTCTACGACGGGCGCCGCTGGTCGCGCCTGACCCAGTCGCAAGGCCTGCTGTGGGACGACATCTCCGAGGCGGCGTTCTTCGAGGACGACGACGGTTCGGTATGGATCGGCAACAGCAAGGGGGTCAGCCACGTGCTGACCCCGCAGCGCCTGTTCCAGACACGCGCCCCAGGCCTGACGCTGAGCGAATTCAGCCGCGGCGGCCAGCCGATCGCTGCCGGCGCACGCCTGCCCTGGAGCGAGGAACCGCTGCACATCGAGGTGGCCTCGCCCAACCTGTACGACGACCGCAACCGGATCTCGTTCCGCTACCGCTTCGGCGGCACGCATGCGCGCTGGATCTACACGCCCAACTTCGAGATCGAGCATCCGCCGCTGGCGCCGGGCCGCTACCTGTTCGAGATCCAGCTGCTGGACGCCTACCGGCGCAGCGCCTCGGCGCCGGCCCGGGTCGCGTTCTCGGTGGCGCCGGTATGGTGGCGCAGCCAGCCGATGCTGGCCCTGTACGTGCTGCTCGGCAGCGGCCTGGCGGTCGCCGCGCTGCGTTGGCGCGAGCGGCGCCTGCGCCAGCGCCAGCGCGAACTGGCCGACCTGGTGGCGCGCCGCACCCAGGAACTGGAACACGACAAACGCGAACTGGAGATTGCCCGCGCCGCGCTGGCGGTGAAGGCCTCGCACGACGACCTCACCGGCCTGCTCAACCGCGCCGGCATCCTCGAGGCGCTGGCCGCGCAGATGCAGCGCAGCCAGGCCGAGGGCCAGTCGCTGGCGGTGGCGATGATCGACCTGGACCACTTCAAGTGCATCAACGACGCGCACGGCCACCTGATCGGCGATGCGGTGTTGATGCAGGTGGCGCGGCGCCTGAACGCCAATCTGCGCGGCGCGGACCTGATCGGCCGCTACGGCGGCGAGGAACTGCTGGGGGTGTTGCCGGGATTGCCGGTCCCCTCCAACGAACGGCTGCAGCACCTGCGCGCGTCGATCGCCGACCAACCGTTGCGAGTCGATAACCAGACCCTGACCGTCACCGCCTCGATCGGCGTGGCCTGGTACCGACCGGGCGAGCGCATGCAGCAGTTGCTGACGCGTGCCGACGAGGCCCTGTACCGGGCCAAGCGCCTGGGCCGCAACCGGGTCGAACTGCAGCGCTAG